In Limibacter armeniacum, a single window of DNA contains:
- a CDS encoding ribonuclease E inhibitor RraB, translating into MKWELSRIYYAFEKLSNLNWDTSNDLKWGFTFFAKSKTTLNKIFDELVDYNYHIDKFEKREDLDLWMLHVTKIETLLPDKLHRRNLAFEQLANSFDESDYDGWSVEKTEN; encoded by the coding sequence ATGAAGTGGGAATTATCAAGAATTTACTATGCATTCGAGAAGCTCAGTAACTTAAATTGGGATACAAGCAACGATTTGAAGTGGGGTTTTACTTTTTTTGCTAAAAGCAAAACAACTTTGAATAAAATATTTGATGAATTGGTCGACTACAACTACCACATAGACAAATTTGAAAAAAGAGAAGATTTAGATTTATGGATGTTGCACGTAACTAAAATCGAAACACTACTGCCTGACAAACTTCACCGTCGAAACTTAGCATTCGAACAATTGGCCAATTCATTCGACGAATCGGATTACGATGGGTGGAGTGTTGAAAAAACTGAGAACTAA
- a CDS encoding IS4 family transposase: MLTANILEILCGFQIVKGKPSKQVLAKLITALVEDENVQFHQIAKNLPSKAQKASRTKQVKRFMSGAVFNYQALMAWLFSCLPSGKITLCIDRTNWQSRKQAVNILAVTAYSHGVGFPLAFRLLDKKGNSHQQERIDLLKEVLQIVPPERIGKVIADREFIGKKWLRFMTMQGIVFCVRIPSHHKISIDGVEKTGEVWSKEGFRCTDRRATIYGMDLTLSMQMTKDKNGRKDYLIVVSNLMKRGLLSSYRKRWSIEVFFQSLKGRGFNLEATHLTKLDRLERLFAVVCMAFAVCHLFGVAFHEKVQNIKVKNHGYRENSYFRKGKDLLQEHFCTRSRQVGNEIKGLWKKFWRGISPKTPSEKLVFSWL; the protein is encoded by the coding sequence ATGTTGACTGCAAATATACTTGAAATCCTCTGCGGTTTCCAAATCGTCAAAGGCAAACCAAGCAAACAGGTACTAGCCAAGCTAATTACGGCCTTGGTGGAAGATGAAAATGTGCAATTTCATCAGATAGCCAAAAACTTGCCATCCAAGGCGCAAAAAGCTTCTCGGACCAAGCAAGTCAAACGCTTTATGTCAGGAGCTGTGTTCAATTATCAGGCCCTGATGGCATGGTTGTTTTCCTGCCTGCCATCCGGAAAGATCACCCTCTGCATTGACCGAACCAACTGGCAGTCCAGAAAGCAGGCAGTGAATATTCTGGCCGTGACAGCCTACAGTCATGGCGTGGGTTTCCCACTGGCTTTTCGGCTACTGGACAAAAAAGGAAACAGCCACCAGCAGGAGCGTATTGATTTGCTGAAGGAAGTGCTTCAGATTGTACCTCCCGAGCGGATCGGGAAAGTGATTGCAGACCGGGAGTTTATCGGCAAAAAGTGGCTTCGGTTTATGACCATGCAAGGGATTGTCTTCTGCGTTCGGATTCCATCACACCACAAAATCAGCATCGATGGTGTGGAGAAAACAGGAGAGGTATGGAGCAAAGAAGGCTTTCGCTGTACTGACCGAAGAGCGACGATCTATGGAATGGACCTGACTCTTTCCATGCAGATGACCAAGGATAAAAACGGGCGAAAGGACTACCTGATCGTAGTCTCAAACCTGATGAAAAGAGGCTTGCTGTCAAGCTATAGAAAACGGTGGAGCATCGAGGTGTTCTTCCAGTCGCTCAAAGGGCGGGGATTCAACCTGGAAGCCACTCACCTGACCAAATTGGATCGGCTTGAAAGACTTTTTGCTGTGGTGTGTATGGCCTTTGCTGTTTGTCACTTATTTGGCGTGGCTTTCCATGAAAAAGTACAAAACATAAAAGTAAAGAACCACGGTTACAGGGAGAACAGCTATTTCAGAAAGGGAAAAGATCTGTTGCAGGAACATTTCTGTACGAGATCCCGCCAAGTAGGTAATGAGATCAAAGGACTTTGGAAGAAGTTTTGGAGGGGAATTAGTCCCAAAACACCATCTGAAAAACTGGTTTTTAGTTGGTTATAA